A region of Haladaptatus caseinilyticus DNA encodes the following proteins:
- a CDS encoding SLC13 family permease — translation MLVVFGIVALALFLFVTELLPMDVTAILIMVLLMFLNPWTQVSIAEGISGFSSTATVAVLAMLILSTGISQTGLVQIIGKKMAAFAGNDQLKQLVATIGVTGPVSGFINNTPVVAILVPVISDLAHEGNTSPSKLLIPLSYASMFGGMLTLVGTSTNLLASSVSERLIGQPFSMFTFTGLGVIVLLTGTIYLLTIGHKLIPERVPAREDYIEEYDLQGYVFEVVVRDESPIVGNTVQTAIDESQFDTDIVQLTRDDEQYFEGIASKRIRAGDILTVRTDRGTLNVLREQEGLDLVGTQYSDSALDPPEEETQTLVEIVIQSGSSLLGETIATSAFRERYDASVLAFRSGGKTIRSRLNDLPLRVGDTLLVQAPNDSIDRLSRNPEFIVAHESESPDYRTEKIPWALGIIIAVVGLVGMPWSTLANVTDVEMFAGVEFNIVQTALAGVVLMVVTDVIKPGEIYEGVDWSVIFLLAGVIPLGVALEQTGAANLLGSLVAATADFLPLIGVLWVFYIATGLITSIISNNASVVLMIPVAVEAATDIGANPFAFVLAVTFAASTAFITPVGYQTNLFVYGPGGYKFTDYARVGAPLQLLLSVVTILGIAFFWGISAPV, via the coding sequence ATGCTTGTCGTATTCGGGATTGTCGCGTTAGCACTCTTTCTTTTCGTGACAGAATTATTGCCGATGGATGTCACTGCGATTCTCATAATGGTGCTCCTTATGTTCCTGAATCCTTGGACCCAAGTTTCCATCGCTGAAGGGATTTCGGGTTTTTCAAGCACTGCAACTGTCGCCGTGCTCGCGATGCTCATCCTCTCGACAGGGATTAGTCAAACAGGACTCGTTCAGATTATTGGAAAAAAGATGGCCGCCTTTGCAGGCAATGATCAGCTGAAACAACTTGTTGCAACTATCGGCGTCACTGGTCCTGTCTCTGGATTCATTAACAACACTCCAGTGGTTGCTATCCTCGTTCCGGTCATCTCCGATCTCGCCCACGAGGGAAATACCTCTCCCTCGAAACTCCTTATTCCTCTCTCGTATGCCTCGATGTTCGGTGGAATGCTCACTCTCGTTGGAACCTCAACAAACTTACTCGCATCCAGCGTTTCTGAACGGTTGATTGGGCAGCCATTCTCGATGTTTACCTTCACTGGACTGGGAGTCATCGTACTTCTAACGGGCACTATCTATTTGCTGACTATCGGCCACAAACTCATCCCGGAACGCGTTCCTGCACGTGAAGACTACATTGAGGAATACGATCTACAGGGCTATGTGTTCGAAGTCGTCGTCCGGGACGAGTCCCCTATCGTCGGGAACACTGTTCAAACCGCGATCGATGAATCACAATTCGATACGGATATCGTCCAACTCACCCGCGACGATGAACAGTATTTCGAAGGTATCGCCAGCAAACGGATTCGTGCGGGAGATATTCTGACTGTTCGTACTGACCGTGGAACGCTCAATGTCCTTCGTGAGCAAGAAGGTCTCGACCTTGTTGGGACACAATACTCCGATTCGGCACTCGACCCGCCAGAGGAAGAAACACAGACACTCGTCGAGATTGTCATTCAGTCTGGCTCCTCATTACTCGGTGAGACGATTGCGACCTCGGCCTTTCGTGAGCGATACGACGCAAGCGTCCTCGCGTTCCGATCCGGCGGGAAAACAATACGGAGCCGGCTCAACGATCTCCCACTGCGGGTCGGTGATACACTTCTTGTCCAAGCCCCGAATGACAGTATCGACCGGTTGAGTCGCAATCCCGAATTTATCGTCGCCCACGAATCCGAATCGCCGGATTATCGAACGGAAAAGATCCCGTGGGCACTCGGGATTATCATCGCTGTTGTCGGTCTTGTCGGGATGCCATGGAGTACTCTCGCGAACGTAACCGATGTTGAGATGTTTGCAGGTGTCGAATTCAACATCGTCCAAACAGCACTTGCGGGTGTCGTGTTGATGGTAGTCACTGATGTGATCAAACCTGGTGAGATATACGAAGGCGTCGATTGGAGTGTTATCTTCCTACTAGCGGGTGTTATTCCACTTGGTGTTGCCTTAGAGCAAACGGGTGCAGCAAACCTCCTCGGTTCGCTTGTGGCTGCAACCGCAGATTTTCTCCCACTTATCGGTGTTCTGTGGGTATTCTACATCGCAACGGGGCTCATTACGAGTATCATCAGCAACAATGCGAGCGTCGTCTTGATGATTCCCGTCGCTGTCGAAGCGGCCACGGATATCGGTGCCAACCCGTTTGCATTCGTGCTGGCAGTGACGTTTGCTGCCTCGACAGCCTTCATTACACCTGTGGGCTATCAAACAAACCTGTTTGTGTATGGCCCTGGAGGGTACAAATTCACGGATTATGCCAGAGTTGGTGCACCGCTTCAGCTGCTTCTTTCCGTCGTAACCATCCTTGGAATTGCCTTCTTCTGGGGAATTAGTGCACCAGTATGA
- a CDS encoding transcription initiation factor IIB translates to MLRPSRRNERDMTTERSTDEREGVQDCPECESNTLRTSADGSEIVCENCGLIIEEKSIDRGPEWRAYTHREQQNKSRVGAPLTQTIHDKGLTTTIDWKNTDASGHSLSERKRIQMHRLRQWQTRIRTKDAGERNLQFALSEIDRMSSALGIPRSVREIACVLYRRALEEDLIQGRSIEGVATSCLYAACRSENIPRSLEEVSGVSRVGRKEIGRSYTYLRRELGLEIKPVDPKQYVPRFCSELGSSDAVEAKTNEILDASIAKGLLSGKSPTGYAAAAIYAASLLCNEKETQDAVASVAQVTEVTIRNRYPEQIDSMDLE, encoded by the coding sequence ATGTTACGCCCCAGCCGTCGGAATGAGCGCGATATGACGACGGAACGGAGTACAGATGAACGAGAGGGCGTACAAGACTGTCCCGAGTGTGAATCTAACACGCTTCGTACGAGCGCAGATGGCAGTGAAATCGTCTGTGAGAATTGTGGTTTGATTATCGAAGAAAAGTCGATCGACCGGGGGCCAGAGTGGCGAGCATACACACATCGAGAGCAGCAGAACAAGTCCCGAGTCGGTGCACCACTCACCCAAACCATACACGATAAAGGTCTCACCACAACCATCGATTGGAAAAACACGGATGCATCCGGTCACTCGCTCTCTGAGAGGAAACGGATTCAGATGCATCGGCTACGCCAGTGGCAAACTCGGATTCGCACGAAGGACGCGGGCGAGCGCAACCTCCAATTCGCCCTGAGCGAGATTGATCGAATGTCGAGTGCACTCGGTATTCCGCGTTCGGTTCGCGAGATTGCCTGTGTGCTGTATCGCCGTGCCTTAGAAGAAGACCTGATTCAAGGGCGATCGATCGAAGGCGTCGCAACGAGTTGTCTGTATGCGGCGTGTCGCAGCGAGAATATTCCTCGCAGTTTGGAGGAGGTTTCGGGTGTGTCTCGTGTGGGACGAAAGGAGATCGGTCGCTCATATACGTATCTCAGGCGGGAACTTGGACTCGAGATCAAACCAGTTGATCCGAAGCAGTACGTCCCTCGATTTTGTTCAGAACTCGGGAGCAGTGATGCTGTTGAAGCGAAAACGAACGAGATTCTTGATGCCTCGATAGCAAAGGGCCTGCTTTCAGGAAAGTCACCCACAGGATATGCGGCGGCGGCGATTTACGCTGCATCACTGCTATGTAATGAGAAAGAAACACAGGATGCGGTCGCTTCAGTTGCACAGGTAACCGAAGTAACAATTCGCAACCGATATCCCGAACAGATCGATTCGATGGATCTCGAATAA
- a CDS encoding CBS domain-containing protein: MDDVFVGNLMSSPVYTVSNDTSLQNAGETMREHEIGSIIAVGDDDHLEGIITATDFIHVVAEGAPDPNATVATVMSTDVITTTASESVQTAADIMIEHGFDHLPVVDGEAVIGVITTTDLTAYLSTTEDPSPS, translated from the coding sequence ATGGACGATGTCTTTGTCGGGAATCTCATGTCTTCACCGGTGTACACTGTAAGTAACGACACGTCACTCCAGAACGCTGGCGAGACAATGCGCGAACACGAGATTGGATCGATAATCGCCGTTGGTGATGACGATCATCTCGAAGGAATCATCACTGCAACTGATTTCATTCATGTTGTCGCAGAAGGTGCGCCTGATCCGAATGCGACTGTTGCCACAGTTATGAGTACAGACGTCATCACAACTACGGCAAGTGAATCGGTTCAAACTGCGGCGGACATAATGATTGAACATGGCTTTGACCATCTCCCAGTCGTCGACGGAGAGGCGGTCATCGGTGTTATCACGACGACTGACCTCACGGCATATCTTTCGACTACAGAGGATCCGAGCCCATCATAA
- a CDS encoding DUF7539 family protein, producing MAEFPDERQLVLRVRSQLEQWTNNARIRAYSELFEGDDPLLTPEEIQRLDALDSVMERNGGDGVWGTDQYGIHTAGTTTSDSSIGIVCVYHPQITQDSVLQGDDGIDDETEEKFNAALWQYSERVATLIEERLDEFIRQTQS from the coding sequence ATGGCCGAATTTCCAGACGAAAGACAGCTCGTACTGCGAGTGCGTTCCCAGTTGGAACAATGGACGAACAATGCCCGGATACGAGCATACAGTGAATTGTTCGAAGGCGATGATCCACTCCTTACTCCCGAAGAAATACAACGGCTTGATGCGCTCGATTCTGTAATGGAACGGAACGGTGGCGATGGCGTGTGGGGCACCGATCAGTACGGAATCCACACGGCGGGAACCACGACTTCGGACAGTTCGATCGGAATCGTCTGCGTGTATCACCCGCAAATCACCCAAGATTCTGTCCTTCAGGGAGATGACGGTATCGATGACGAGACCGAGGAGAAATTCAACGCAGCACTCTGGCAATATAGCGAACGCGTTGCGACACTCATCGAAGAACGGCTTGACGAGTTCATCCGCCAAACACAGAGTTAG
- a CDS encoding CBS domain-containing protein, whose translation MDISEIVSTQFTEFDIGAPLSKVAGAFENQELDAVVVTDGEEYHGVVSRRQLASSSNQPSAKVGSRVQHVPTVDRTENVREVARLMIGSNAKTLPVLDKDRVVGVVTADAVLEAVSPFLDAVTVDDAYTTTLISATPMTTMGKALNTLREARIAHLPIIDNDELVGILSLYDVIEFTTRGGNKSQGGSSDEFSGRGGFGERDGTSDRMLDLPVRNLMSDVAATVQRDTPLDAVVETMFDREISSLVVTANKTDEPIGIITKTDVIEALTWEQEERRPVQVFGLELLDGMDYDDVSALIDSVTSKYGEMSVIKASIELHEHKERSRGVPLVLARIRLVTDRGYFTAKGEGYGATHALRLAANAVERQLLKGKTYGQSKNHPDTEEQAQLYGWWLGG comes from the coding sequence ATGGACATTTCTGAGATAGTTTCAACACAGTTCACCGAGTTCGATATCGGTGCACCCCTTTCGAAGGTCGCTGGTGCGTTCGAGAATCAAGAACTCGACGCCGTCGTCGTTACGGACGGCGAGGAGTATCATGGCGTCGTCAGCCGCCGACAACTGGCCTCGTCGTCCAATCAGCCCTCGGCGAAGGTTGGCTCACGTGTGCAACACGTCCCAACCGTCGACCGAACCGAGAATGTCCGTGAAGTCGCACGACTCATGATCGGGAGTAACGCCAAGACGCTCCCAGTGCTGGACAAAGACCGCGTCGTTGGTGTGGTGACCGCAGATGCCGTCTTGGAGGCCGTGAGCCCGTTTCTCGACGCGGTGACCGTTGACGATGCATACACGACAACGCTGATCAGTGCGACCCCGATGACCACGATGGGGAAAGCCCTCAACACCCTTCGGGAAGCACGTATCGCACACCTTCCAATCATCGACAATGACGAGCTCGTAGGCATATTGAGCTTGTACGATGTCATCGAATTTACGACACGCGGCGGGAACAAGAGCCAGGGTGGCTCGTCAGACGAATTTAGTGGCCGCGGCGGGTTTGGTGAACGGGATGGTACTTCCGACCGGATGCTCGATCTGCCAGTGCGGAACCTGATGTCCGATGTAGCTGCGACGGTTCAGCGAGACACACCGCTCGATGCGGTAGTCGAAACGATGTTCGATCGGGAGATTTCCTCACTTGTCGTCACGGCTAACAAGACGGACGAACCGATCGGAATCATCACAAAGACGGACGTCATCGAGGCACTCACCTGGGAGCAAGAAGAACGACGTCCCGTGCAGGTGTTCGGTCTCGAGTTACTCGATGGGATGGACTACGATGACGTTTCTGCGTTGATCGACAGCGTGACCTCGAAGTATGGTGAGATGAGCGTGATCAAGGCCAGTATCGAACTGCACGAGCACAAAGAAAGGAGCCGAGGAGTGCCACTGGTGTTGGCACGGATTCGACTAGTCACTGACCGTGGTTACTTCACCGCCAAAGGGGAGGGCTACGGCGCTACGCATGCACTTCGTCTCGCCGCGAACGCGGTCGAACGCCAGCTTCTCAAGGGCAAAACCTACGGCCAGTCGAAGAACCATCCGGACACAGAGGAACAAGCGCAACTCTACGGCTGGTGGCTCGGCGGGTAA